In a genomic window of Plasmodium malariae genome assembly, chromosome: 4:
- the MAK16 gene encoding protein MAK16, putative yields MNNDSVTWEILGKGRCSFKKKTETQMFCLNEYNVTGLCTKMNCPLSNSVYGTVILDKGEIYLYLKCPEKAHLPSSLWSRVLLSLNRKEAFNVIYKEMKYTHSIKQIKKCMKRYVRIKEILKRSRKLILHKQLKLVPIKKKTERRDRTRENKALKAANILNNVEKELLNRLNSGIYGNLYKFLTPKKKVKNKDSELTKIFTELEEKQITRREGKKGKKLKRVEQVEEEEYDERDDEEDSEGDHVENYEEDDVVDDEEDYEEDDVEDDVEDDVEDDEEVDEEYYEEDDEENSVCKSSASDEYELEGKDRGKKKKKKKRKKKEYVKEYVNIDYIKNLQEEGKLFDDDEVEELNANFTKKRNTRNNKQTSKKKIRIAYEND; encoded by the exons ATGAATAACGACTCAGTTACGTGGGAAATCCTAGGTAAGGGGAGATGCTCgtttaagaaaaaaacagaaacaCAGATGTTTtgtttaaatgaatataacgTAACAGGCTTATGCACAAAAATGAATTGTCCCTTAAGTAATAGTGTATATGGTACTGTGATATTAGATAAGGGAGAAATATAcctttatttaaaatgtccAGAAAAGGCCCATCTCCCAAGTTCTTTATGGAGTAGGGTATTATTAAGTTTGAATAGAAAAGAAGcttttaatgttatatataaagaaatgaaatatacacatagtataaaacaaattaaaaaatgcatGAAAAGGTATGTACGaattaaagaaattttaaaaagaagtagaaaattaattttacataaacaattaaaactagtaccaataaaaaaaaagactgAAAGAAGAGATAGAACAAGAGAAAATAAAGCATTGAAGGCTGctaacattttaaataatgtagAAAAGGAATTACTCAATAGATTGAATAGTGGAATATATGGAAACCTGTACAAATTTTTGACTCCTAAAAAGAaggttaaaaataaagactCTGAGCTGACTAAAATTTTTACCGAATTGGAGGAAAAACAAATCACTAGGAGGGAGGGGAAGAAGGGAAAGAAGCTCAAGCGGGTGGAGCAAGTTGAGGAAGAGGAATACGACGAAAGGGATGATGAAGAGGATAGCGAAGGGGATCATGTAGAGAATTACGAAGAAGATGATGTAGTGGATGATGAAGAGGATTATGAAGAGGATGATGTAGAGGATGATGTAGAGGATGATGTAGAGGATGACGAAGAGGTTGACGAAGAGTATTATGAAGAGGATGACGAGGAGAACAGCGTATGTAAATCTAGCGCAAGTGATGAATATGAGTTAGAAGGGAAGGACagaggcaaaaaaaaaaaaaaaaaaaagagaaaaaaaaaagaatatgtaaaagaatatgtgaatattgattatataaaaaatttacaagaAGAAGGAAAGCTTTTCGATGATGATGAAGTGGAGGAATTGAATGCCAACTTTACAAAGAAGAGAAACACGAGAAATAACAAACAAACGa GTAAAAAGAAGATTCGAATAGCATATGAGAACGATTAG
- the PmUG01_04028800 gene encoding conserved Plasmodium protein, unknown function, with amino-acid sequence MNFYLNVFEEIETILEKCNKEAYTQIWNVIEYIRKNYKGVSEEIEAKKKYVPKKQKNNNKSSSNNNSSSNNNSSSNNNSSSNNNRRSNNNTKKKDRGNESNYNSIKNYFKVIKRDPINIHNVGGNMEGTNEYNFSAKEKDIPVINIFFFFGGFNIVIIIYYVIFKINLFNDALFVNENSTANANTNINANINTNTNINTNMNINTNMNINTNMNINTNINTNMNNGSSSSTTATASGNSGINGACSTTATSSSNKDFILYSNKNITHIICSQLKDQDINGINELFKDILTCNKPNSFKIFILESFHFLNKQYRKIFMNKAVKNKNLVFIHSPVYFDDIFINNCLYIRIPSPNKQLFNNHILNIVQKKYKIDTTDISKRDYILNVVNTCNYDLTLILTVIYFIQINNFPDINKIIKLILNTNIKKLISIIHKCTISNNCFFLIRNVLYTILYTYNFDLDTFLSIFCKQLTTFHKDDDNYKKEIYSVFSEHSYYCTMHDNHICSLENLTSKIILLEKKYMNTLNQNVLTPEDIDDFSISLSSQPT; translated from the coding sequence AtgaatttttacttaaatgtATTCGAAGAAATAGAGACTATACtagaaaaatgtaataaagaAGCATATACCCAAATATGGAACGTCATAGAATATATCAGAAAAAACTACAAAGGTGTAAGTGAAGAAATagaggcaaaaaaaaaatatgtacctaaaaaacaaaaaaataataacaagaGCAGCAGCAATAACAATAGCAGCAGCAATAACAATAGCAGCAGCAATAACAATAGTAGCAGCAATAACAACAGAAGAAGTAATAACAATACTAAAAAGAAGGATAGGGGAAATGAAAGCAACTATAATAGCATTAAAAACTACTTTAAAGTAATTAAAAGGGATccaataaatatacacaatGTAGGTGGAAATATGGAGGGTACAAATGAATATAACTTCTCAGCTAAAGAGAAGGACATTCCggtaattaatatatttttttttttcggaggatttaatatagtaataattatttattatgtcatatttaaaataaacttaTTTAACGATGCCCTTTTTGTAAACGAAAACAGTACAGCAAACGCAAACACGAATATTAACGCGAACATTAACACAAACACGAATATTAACACGAACATGAATATTAACACGAACATGAATATTAACACGAACATGAATATTAACACAAacattaatacaaatatgaacaatggtagtagtagtagtactactgctactgcaAGCGGCAATAGCGGTATTAATGGTGCATGTAGTACTACTGCCACTTCAAGCAGTAACAAAGATTTTATACTCTacagtaataaaaatatcacgCATATTATCTGTTCCCAGTTAAAAGATCAAGACATAAATGGCATAAATGAATTGTTTAAAGATATACTAACTTGTAACAAAccaaattcttttaaaattttcattttagaatcctttcattttttaaataaacaatacagaaaaatatttatgaataaagctgtaaaaaataaaaacttagTATTTATACATAGTCCTGTATATTTTGACGATATCTTTATAAATAActgtttatatattagaattCCAAGTCCaaataaacaattatttaataatcatattttaaatatagtacaaaaaaaatataaaattgataCCACTGATATTAGCAAGAGAGATTATATTCTTAACGTTGTAAATACTTGTAATTATGACTTAACACTAATACTAactgtaatttattttatccaaataaataattttccagatataaataaaattataaaattaattctaaatacaaatattaaaaaattaataagcataatacataaatgcactatttctaataattgtttctttttaattagaaacgtattatatactatattatatacgtataatttTGATCTCGATACCTTTTTAAGTATCTTTTGTAAACAGTTAACCACATTTCATAAAGATGACGAcaattacaaaaaagaaatttattcTGTCTTCTCTGAACACAGCTACTATTGTACCATGCATGATAACCACATATGTTCATTAGAAAATCTAActtcaaaaataatacttttagAAAAGAAATACATGAACACGTTAAATCAAAATGTCCTTACCCCTGAGGATATTGATGATTTCAGCATTAGCCTAAGCTCACAGCCTACATAG